The Hyphomicrobiales bacterium genome has a window encoding:
- a CDS encoding 4-hydroxyphenylacetate 3-monooxygenase, producing the protein MTRTGQHHLASLRDGRSIYIDGARVEDVTTHRAFRNVARSVAGLFDFANDPSRRELMTFETEAGGRANRIWQLPTSYADLVERRRALEAWTAIHGGFLGRAPDHVASCIAGMRMGLPVFEGYDPARAAALESYYRHARDNDLYLTYVIINPQADRSKNAAEQADPFLTAGVVDRDAEGITVRGAKMLATGGVVANEVFVTSIQPMQPGEERYAVSFAIPMNTKGLKMLSRKSYEAQAGSIFDNPLASRYDENDAVLFFDDVKVPWDRVFIDGSLEMCQKQFHATPAHVYQNYQAMIRLKVKLQFLMGIAHRTTQTNGITQFPQVREILGQLAAEAAMVDAFVNAMEAKGTQAGPYFVPDRHMLYSAQVLTQQMYPKILNSLRELAGGGMIMLPSSIADFANPEIAAMIEKTQQSPAANSHDRVKFYKLAWDAVGSEFGSRHHQYEMFYAGATFVTKGHSFRTYDWGKAGGIVQSMLDSYDLDSKPAA; encoded by the coding sequence ATGACCAGGACGGGACAGCACCATCTTGCCAGCTTGCGCGACGGCCGCTCGATCTACATCGACGGCGCGCGTGTCGAGGACGTCACCACCCATCGCGCCTTCCGCAACGTAGCGCGCTCGGTTGCCGGATTGTTCGATTTCGCGAATGACCCCTCGCGCCGTGAGCTGATGACCTTCGAGACCGAGGCCGGCGGCCGGGCCAACCGCATCTGGCAGCTACCGACTTCCTATGCCGACCTCGTCGAACGGCGCCGGGCACTGGAAGCCTGGACCGCGATCCATGGCGGCTTCCTCGGCCGCGCTCCCGACCACGTCGCCTCCTGCATCGCCGGAATGCGCATGGGGCTGCCGGTGTTCGAGGGGTACGACCCGGCGCGTGCCGCCGCGCTGGAGAGCTATTATCGCCATGCCCGCGACAATGATCTCTACCTGACCTACGTCATCATCAATCCGCAGGCAGACCGGTCCAAGAACGCGGCCGAGCAGGCCGATCCCTTCCTGACCGCCGGCGTCGTCGACCGTGACGCCGAGGGCATCACCGTTCGCGGCGCCAAGATGCTGGCGACAGGCGGCGTGGTCGCGAACGAGGTCTTCGTCACCTCGATCCAGCCGATGCAGCCCGGCGAAGAGCGCTATGCCGTCTCCTTCGCGATTCCGATGAACACGAAGGGCCTGAAGATGCTCTCGCGCAAGTCGTATGAGGCGCAGGCGGGCTCGATCTTCGACAACCCGCTGGCGAGCCGCTACGACGAGAACGACGCCGTGCTGTTCTTCGACGACGTGAAGGTGCCGTGGGACCGCGTCTTCATCGATGGCAGCCTCGAGATGTGCCAGAAGCAGTTCCACGCGACGCCGGCCCATGTCTACCAGAACTATCAGGCGATGATCCGCCTCAAGGTGAAGCTGCAGTTCCTGATGGGCATCGCCCATCGCACCACCCAGACCAACGGCATCACCCAGTTCCCGCAGGTGCGCGAAATCCTCGGCCAGCTCGCGGCGGAGGCCGCGATGGTCGATGCCTTCGTCAATGCGATGGAGGCCAAGGGGACCCAAGCCGGCCCGTACTTCGTGCCCGACCGGCACATGCTCTATTCGGCGCAGGTGCTGACCCAGCAGATGTATCCGAAGATCCTCAACTCGCTGCGCGAGCTCGCTGGCGGCGGAATGATCATGCTGCCGTCCTCGATCGCGGACTTCGCCAACCCCGAGATCGCGGCGATGATCGAGAAGACCCAGCAGTCGCCGGCCGCGAACTCGCATGACCGCGTGAAGTTCTACAAGCTGGCCTGGGACGCCGTCGGCTCGGAATTCGGCTCGCGGCATCACCAGTACGAGATGTTCTATGCGGGGGCGACCTTCGTGACGAAGGGCCACTCCTTCCGCACCTATGACTGGGGCAAGGCCGGCGGCATCGTGCAGTCGATGCTGGATTCCTACGATCTCGATAGCAAGCCCGCCGCCTGA
- a CDS encoding ChrR Cupin-like domain-containing protein, whose amino-acid sequence MPVNKKHDEFYTLDMTSGWEVPAGYPAGIEQKILSGALDEVNNRGTRTRLLRFQPGVYTTAPFSHDYWEEVYLVEGDLTVGNDANGQGGTAFPPHTYAVRPPHAKHGPFKSEGGCLLLEIHYFDPV is encoded by the coding sequence ATGCCCGTCAACAAGAAGCACGACGAGTTCTATACGCTCGACATGACCAGCGGCTGGGAAGTCCCGGCCGGCTATCCGGCCGGAATCGAGCAGAAGATCCTGTCAGGGGCCCTCGACGAGGTGAACAACCGCGGCACGCGCACGCGCCTGCTGCGCTTCCAGCCCGGCGTCTACACCACGGCGCCGTTCTCCCATGACTATTGGGAGGAGGTCTATCTGGTGGAGGGTGACCTGACCGTCGGCAACGATGCCAACGGGCAGGGCGGCACGGCTTTCCCGCCGCACACCTATGCGGTTCGTCCGCCGCATGCCAAACATGGTCCGTTCAAGTCCGAGGGCGGCTGCCTGCTCCTCGAAATCCACTACTTCGATCCGGTCTGA
- a CDS encoding Asp-tRNAAsn/Glu-tRNAGln amidotransferase A subunit and related amidases — MARTLSALADDLASGRTSALALVREALARIDAPDGEGKRTFIKVHREAALAAAEAMDKLRAAGLAPSPFAGIPISVKDLFDLAGEPTTAGSTVLADAPAAERDAPAIARLRRAGFIVMGRTNMTEFAFSGLGLNPHYGTPASPYERATTRRIPGGSSSGAAVSVADGMAFAGIGSDTGGSCRIPAAFCGITGYKPTAASVPREGAFPLSQTLDSIGPLANSVECCRILHEIMSGAALSKDGPSSLKGLRIAVPQTVALDGLDAHVAASFDRALDLLAKAGAVVSDEPFVRFAEVARMNAKGGFAPAEAYAHHRDLIEAKGDGYDPRVRTRVLRGRNQDAADYIQLAQARAAFVAALREEVSAFDVLAMPTVPTIAPTIAELVEDDDAFTRINLLMLRNPTLINVMDGCSISLPMHRAGEAPAGLMLSRAGGDDAELLAIAAVVEAALKAAR; from the coding sequence ATGGCTCGCACCCTTTCCGCCCTTGCCGATGATCTTGCCTCCGGACGGACGAGCGCGCTTGCCCTCGTGCGCGAGGCGCTTGCGCGGATCGATGCGCCGGACGGAGAGGGGAAGCGGACGTTCATCAAGGTCCATCGCGAGGCAGCGCTTGCCGCCGCCGAGGCGATGGACAAGCTTCGGGCGGCGGGGCTCGCGCCGTCGCCCTTCGCCGGAATTCCGATCTCGGTGAAGGATCTGTTCGATCTTGCCGGGGAGCCGACGACGGCGGGCTCGACCGTGCTCGCCGATGCGCCGGCAGCCGAACGCGACGCGCCCGCGATCGCGCGTCTGCGGCGCGCCGGCTTCATCGTGATGGGGCGGACCAACATGACCGAGTTCGCCTTCTCGGGGCTTGGCCTCAATCCGCATTACGGCACGCCGGCCTCGCCCTATGAGCGCGCCACGACGCGGCGGATTCCGGGCGGCTCCTCCTCGGGCGCCGCGGTCTCGGTGGCCGACGGCATGGCCTTCGCCGGAATCGGCTCGGATACCGGCGGCTCCTGCCGCATCCCCGCCGCCTTCTGCGGGATCACCGGCTATAAGCCGACCGCAGCGAGCGTGCCGCGCGAGGGCGCGTTTCCGCTGTCGCAGACGCTCGATTCGATCGGCCCTCTGGCCAACAGCGTGGAATGCTGCCGCATCCTGCATGAGATCATGAGCGGCGCCGCGCTGTCGAAGGATGGACCCTCGAGCCTGAAGGGCCTGCGGATCGCCGTGCCGCAGACGGTCGCGCTCGACGGGCTCGACGCCCATGTCGCGGCGAGCTTCGACCGGGCGCTGGATCTGCTCGCGAAGGCCGGAGCGGTCGTCAGCGACGAGCCTTTCGTCCGTTTCGCCGAGGTCGCCCGCATGAACGCCAAGGGCGGTTTCGCGCCTGCCGAGGCCTATGCCCATCACCGCGACCTGATCGAGGCCAAGGGCGACGGCTACGATCCACGCGTGCGGACACGCGTGCTGCGCGGCCGCAATCAGGATGCGGCCGACTATATCCAGCTCGCCCAGGCACGGGCTGCTTTCGTCGCGGCGCTGCGCGAGGAGGTTTCGGCCTTCGACGTGCTGGCGATGCCGACCGTGCCGACGATCGCGCCGACCATCGCCGAGCTTGTCGAGGATGACGACGCCTTTACCCGCATCAACCTCTTGATGCTGCGCAACCCGACGCTGATCAACGTGATGGACGGCTGCTCGATCTCGCTGCCGATGCATCGTGCCGGCGAAGCGCCGGCCGGGTTGATGCTGTCCAGGGCCGGGGGCGACGACGCCGAGCTGTTGGCGATCGCGGCCGTGGTCGAGGCGGCCCTCAAGGCAGCTCGCTGA
- a CDS encoding DNA-binding transcriptional regulator, GntR family: MTLLDTHKGAQRHVSLRDQAYNAIKQLIITCELRPGEPLSEPALSTQLDIGRTPIRQAIDRLLGDGLVEVMPRKGTIVKPVSLDEIFNVIDVRIVNETFCVRIAATQTGPAIAAQLRGNLDAMLAAAHQRDIETISGLDQQFHSLIAGATRNPVMGDLLRNLHERSARMWFISLSTNEQHLRICDEHAAIVDGIARQDPDLAERAMRAHIESFRANITRQV, from the coding sequence GTGACTCTTCTGGACACGCACAAAGGAGCGCAGCGACACGTCTCGCTGCGCGATCAGGCCTACAACGCGATCAAGCAGCTGATCATCACCTGCGAGCTCAGGCCGGGCGAGCCCCTCAGCGAGCCGGCCCTCAGCACCCAGCTCGATATCGGCCGCACACCGATCCGGCAGGCCATCGATCGCCTGCTCGGCGACGGGCTGGTCGAGGTCATGCCGCGCAAGGGCACGATCGTGAAACCGGTCAGCCTCGACGAGATCTTCAACGTCATCGACGTGCGTATCGTGAACGAGACGTTCTGCGTGCGCATCGCCGCCACGCAAACGGGACCGGCGATCGCGGCGCAGCTCAGGGGCAATCTCGATGCCATGCTGGCTGCCGCGCATCAGCGCGACATCGAGACGATCTCCGGGCTCGACCAGCAGTTTCACTCGCTCATCGCCGGCGCCACGCGAAACCCGGTGATGGGCGACCTGCTGCGCAATCTCCATGAGCGTTCGGCGCGGATGTGGTTCATCTCGCTCAGCACCAACGAGCAGCACCTGCGGATCTGCGACGAGCATGCCGCGATCGTCGACGGCATCGCCCGGCAGGACCCCGACCTGGCCGAGCGCGCCATGCGGGCGCATATCGAGTCCTTCCGCGCCAACATCACGCGGCAGGTCTGA
- a CDS encoding conserved hypothetical protein (Evidence 4 : Unknown function but conserved in other organisms) yields the protein MKTLELNLVSHSGSSRLAATIDELVIGGWAGRDKAAMEHHMAELEALGVKRPTSTPVYYRVAAARLTTAPVIEDVGANSSGEVEAILLSSGGRTYVGVGSDHTDRQVETYGISVSKQVCDKPVADTVWPYEEVAGHWDSLILRSYAVIDGERRKYQEGPISGLLAPADLIRGFSESGELPEGTALFGGTMPAIGGIQMASRFEGELEDPVLKRSIRFGYDLKILPIRG from the coding sequence ATGAAAACCTTGGAACTGAATCTGGTCAGCCACAGCGGCTCGAGCCGGCTCGCAGCGACGATCGATGAGCTCGTAATCGGCGGCTGGGCTGGGCGCGACAAGGCCGCGATGGAGCACCATATGGCCGAGCTGGAAGCTCTGGGCGTGAAGCGGCCGACCTCGACGCCAGTCTATTACCGCGTCGCGGCAGCGCGCCTGACCACCGCCCCAGTCATCGAGGACGTCGGCGCCAACAGCAGCGGCGAAGTCGAGGCGATACTGCTCTCATCAGGCGGGCGCACCTATGTCGGCGTCGGCTCGGATCACACCGACCGGCAGGTCGAGACCTATGGAATCAGCGTGTCGAAGCAGGTCTGCGACAAGCCCGTCGCCGATACCGTGTGGCCTTATGAGGAGGTCGCCGGCCACTGGGATTCGCTCATCCTGCGCAGCTACGCGGTGATCGATGGCGAGCGCCGCAAGTACCAAGAAGGGCCGATCTCCGGTCTGCTCGCCCCTGCCGACCTGATTCGCGGCTTCAGCGAAAGCGGTGAACTGCCTGAAGGAACGGCGCTTTTCGGCGGCACCATGCCGGCGATCGGCGGCATCCAGATGGCGAGCCGCTTCGAAGGCGAGCTGGAGGATCCGGTGCTGAAGCGCAGCATCCGATTCGGCTATGATTTGAAGATTCTGCCGATCCGGGGTTGA
- a CDS encoding hypothetical protein (Evidence 5 : Unknown function) — translation MSRPAQPPITSSSIVAASRLEPLWLTRFSSKVFIARSLSKMVCLFRRQFDAKNFWDTS, via the coding sequence TTGTCGCGCCCAGCCCAGCCGCCGATTACGAGCTCATCGATCGTCGCTGCGAGCCGGCTCGAGCCGCTGTGGCTGACCAGATTCAGTTCCAAGGTTTTCATCGCGCGTTCCCTTTCCAAGATGGTCTGCCTGTTTCGGAGGCAGTTCGACGCAAAAAACTTCTGGGACACATCATAA
- a CDS encoding Amino acid/amide ABC transporter substrate-binding protein, HAAT family has product MIRSAWIAALAVSLGAMAAQAQEKPAALGVGVLTFTSGPAAAYGMPGKNAAELMIDEINAKGGIGGVPLKVTYVDEAQGTQGVIAEYRRLAEDKSNQAMIAALSSANCLALAPLAEQLQTPTIGWNCDTHQLLLDGKSKYYFRPNGNTIPEFVAYALYLLQRKPDVKRIAIVNPDYAFGHDAAQIFKAAMKALKPDVEVVAELFPKLGSANFQTEISKLLASRPDVVFSNLWGADLENFVRQASPRGLFTSSQVVLALGETVLQRVPLPEGVIVGVLGDGWWMSPDAKANPETKAFVEAYQKRYGEYPVFPSFKMANAIVYMKAAYEAALKKSGGKWPSRDELADAMRGSTIKTLTGTTVTRKDNDGLVDQVVGVTTKSADYKFPVIGGMVRYKGAELMPPQGEDAIKWIGTLTPAFLAAQPKPGSYQ; this is encoded by the coding sequence ATGATCAGGTCAGCTTGGATAGCCGCCTTGGCGGTTTCGCTCGGTGCGATGGCTGCGCAGGCACAGGAGAAGCCGGCCGCGCTCGGTGTCGGCGTGCTCACCTTCACCTCGGGCCCTGCCGCCGCCTATGGCATGCCCGGGAAGAATGCGGCGGAGCTGATGATCGACGAGATCAATGCCAAGGGCGGTATCGGCGGCGTGCCGCTGAAGGTGACCTATGTCGACGAGGCGCAGGGCACGCAGGGCGTGATCGCCGAGTATCGTCGCCTCGCCGAGGACAAGTCCAATCAGGCGATGATCGCGGCGCTGTCGAGCGCGAACTGCCTGGCGCTGGCGCCGCTGGCCGAACAGCTCCAGACGCCGACGATCGGCTGGAACTGCGACACGCATCAGCTGCTGCTCGACGGCAAGAGCAAGTATTATTTCCGCCCGAACGGCAACACGATCCCCGAATTCGTCGCCTATGCGCTCTATCTGCTGCAGCGCAAGCCGGACGTGAAGCGGATCGCCATCGTCAACCCGGACTATGCCTTCGGCCATGACGCCGCGCAGATCTTCAAGGCCGCGATGAAGGCGCTGAAGCCCGATGTCGAGGTGGTGGCCGAACTCTTCCCGAAGCTCGGCTCGGCCAATTTCCAGACCGAGATCTCGAAGCTCCTCGCGTCCCGGCCGGATGTGGTGTTCTCCAATCTCTGGGGCGCCGATCTGGAAAACTTCGTCAGGCAGGCGTCTCCGCGTGGTCTCTTCACCTCGAGCCAGGTCGTTCTGGCGCTCGGCGAGACGGTGCTCCAGCGCGTTCCGCTACCTGAGGGCGTGATCGTCGGCGTGCTCGGCGACGGCTGGTGGATGTCGCCCGACGCCAAGGCCAACCCCGAGACCAAGGCTTTCGTCGAGGCCTATCAGAAGCGCTACGGCGAATATCCGGTCTTCCCGTCGTTCAAGATGGCCAACGCCATCGTCTACATGAAGGCGGCCTACGAGGCCGCGCTCAAGAAGAGCGGCGGCAAGTGGCCGAGCCGGGACGAGCTCGCCGATGCGATGCGCGGCAGCACGATCAAGACGCTGACCGGCACCACGGTAACCCGCAAGGACAATGACGGCCTCGTCGATCAGGTCGTGGGCGTGACGACCAAATCGGCCGACTACAAGTTCCCGGTCATCGGCGGGATGGTGCGCTACAAGGGCGCCGAGCTGATGCCGCCGCAGGGCGAAGACGCGATCAAGTGGATCGGCACGCTGACGCCTGCCTTCCTCGCCGCGCAGCCCAAGCCCGGCAGCTACCAGTAA
- a CDS encoding Branched-chain amino acid transport system permease protein: MLDTLIPLAVDGLASAALIFFVAVGLTLVFSVLRVLNVAHGSFYSIGAYVAASIGLWIAGAGLSPWLSFPALVFSAAIVAALFGPVVERYLMRWTYGKSEAIQILVTFGLFLILEDLQRMVFGVSSLAEDTPMQLLGSTQIGGVVYLNYQLLLIALAALVVIGLRVLLTKTRIGRLVTAVVADREMAQSIGINTNRVFILSFTLGVFLAALGGALATPTAGAAPGLGAETMVLAFAVAAIGGLGQIEGAALAAIIVGLARVLAIYFAPSLDAVAPYIVMLVVLLIRPYGLFGQAATRRI, encoded by the coding sequence ATGCTCGACACCCTGATTCCGCTCGCCGTCGACGGCCTGGCCAGCGCGGCGCTGATCTTCTTCGTGGCAGTCGGGCTGACGCTCGTCTTCAGCGTGCTGCGCGTCCTCAACGTCGCCCATGGCAGCTTCTACTCGATCGGCGCCTATGTCGCCGCCTCGATCGGCCTGTGGATCGCCGGGGCGGGCTTGAGCCCCTGGCTGTCGTTTCCGGCGCTGGTCTTCAGTGCGGCCATCGTCGCCGCGCTGTTCGGCCCGGTGGTCGAGCGCTACCTGATGCGCTGGACCTACGGAAAGTCCGAGGCGATCCAGATCCTCGTGACCTTCGGCCTGTTCCTGATCCTCGAGGATCTGCAGCGCATGGTCTTCGGCGTGTCGTCGCTGGCCGAGGATACGCCGATGCAGCTCCTCGGCTCGACCCAGATCGGCGGGGTCGTCTATCTCAACTACCAGCTGCTGCTGATCGCGCTCGCGGCCCTCGTGGTGATCGGGCTGCGCGTGCTGCTGACGAAGACCCGGATCGGGCGCCTCGTCACGGCCGTCGTCGCGGATCGCGAGATGGCGCAGAGCATCGGCATCAACACCAACCGCGTCTTCATCCTGTCCTTCACGCTGGGCGTCTTCCTCGCCGCGCTCGGCGGCGCGCTGGCGACGCCGACGGCGGGTGCTGCGCCCGGCCTCGGCGCCGAGACGATGGTGCTCGCTTTCGCCGTGGCGGCCATCGGCGGGCTCGGCCAGATCGAGGGAGCTGCGCTGGCAGCCATCATCGTCGGCCTCGCCCGGGTGCTCGCGATCTATTTCGCGCCCTCTCTCGATGCCGTCGCCCCCTACATCGTCATGCTGGTCGTGTTGCTGATCCGTCCCTACGGGCTGTTCGGCCAGGCCGCGACCCGGAGGATCTGA
- a CDS encoding ABC-type branched-chain amino acid transport system, permease component translates to MRAALFLIALAALALAPFAAPWLQFVLTLAIAKGFAALGVAVLLRGGLISIGHAMFYAVSAYAIAFLARAGLNEFVLLLVLGTAASAVAGLVVGAFMVRYRAIFFAMLNLAMSMVLYALLSKLYGITGGTDGMRLAVPSFFGVKLDKPSFDFALYYAGLVLMVGVGYGVQRYLASPLGHALSAVHTNELRLEYLGVPVRIVLLIAYTLSAALAGIGGAIAAMAIGHILPEFAFWTASGHLVLVAVLGGIGGVAGPFIGSLFLEVLHTVAVGVTDAWNLIIGVALIGVIFFLPSGLYGLLRRRRGEPA, encoded by the coding sequence ATGCGCGCAGCCCTTTTCCTCATCGCGCTCGCGGCGCTGGCGCTCGCGCCTTTCGCCGCCCCCTGGCTCCAGTTCGTGCTGACGCTCGCCATCGCCAAGGGCTTCGCCGCGCTCGGCGTCGCCGTGCTGCTCCGTGGCGGGCTGATCTCGATCGGCCATGCCATGTTCTATGCCGTCAGCGCCTATGCGATCGCCTTCTTGGCGCGGGCCGGGCTGAACGAGTTCGTGCTGCTGCTCGTCCTTGGAACGGCAGCCTCGGCAGTGGCCGGCCTCGTCGTCGGCGCCTTCATGGTCCGCTATCGCGCGATCTTCTTCGCGATGCTCAACCTCGCCATGTCGATGGTGCTCTATGCGCTGCTCTCGAAGCTCTACGGCATCACCGGCGGCACGGACGGCATGCGCCTCGCGGTGCCGAGCTTCTTCGGCGTCAAGCTCGACAAGCCGAGCTTCGACTTCGCGCTGTATTATGCCGGCCTCGTGCTGATGGTCGGCGTCGGCTACGGCGTGCAGCGCTACCTGGCGAGCCCGCTCGGCCATGCGCTGTCGGCCGTGCACACCAACGAACTCAGGCTTGAATATCTGGGCGTGCCAGTCCGGATCGTGCTGCTCATCGCCTATACGCTGTCGGCGGCGCTCGCCGGCATCGGCGGCGCGATCGCGGCGATGGCGATCGGTCATATCCTGCCGGAATTCGCCTTCTGGACCGCGTCCGGCCACCTCGTCCTGGTCGCGGTGCTGGGCGGCATCGGCGGCGTCGCCGGCCCGTTCATCGGCTCGCTCTTCCTCGAAGTGCTGCACACGGTCGCGGTCGGCGTCACGGATGCGTGGAACCTGATCATCGGCGTCGCGCTGATCGGCGTCATCTTCTTCCTGCCGAGCGGGCTCTACGGCCTGCTCCGCCGCCGTCGTGGAGAACCGGCATGA
- a CDS encoding Branched-chain amino acid transport system ATP-binding protein has product MSAPLLQAKDLRVAFYGVKAADGVNLEIREGEFLAIIGPNGSGKTTFLNLCTGYLRPTSGEVYLDGKPITAMAPRTIARRGIARAFQIPQLFLDQTVLENLMIAVAAKRGIWVPLRALGADGRRKEAEELLTLVGLDGEAEQLAGTLSEGRRKLLDIVIALALKPRLVLLDEPTSGVSTIERFALMETLMGALRRAKVTALFVEHDMDVVQRYADRVVVWDSGSVMAEGPPSEVFKDERVLRNVVGVA; this is encoded by the coding sequence ATGAGCGCTCCGCTGCTGCAGGCCAAGGACCTGCGCGTCGCCTTCTACGGCGTGAAAGCCGCCGATGGCGTCAATCTCGAAATCCGCGAGGGCGAATTCCTCGCGATCATCGGCCCGAACGGCTCCGGCAAGACGACCTTTCTCAATCTCTGCACGGGCTATCTGCGGCCGACCTCCGGCGAGGTCTATCTCGACGGCAAGCCGATCACCGCCATGGCGCCGCGCACGATCGCCCGGCGCGGCATCGCGCGCGCCTTCCAGATCCCGCAGCTCTTCCTCGACCAGACGGTTCTCGAGAACCTGATGATCGCGGTGGCGGCCAAGCGCGGGATCTGGGTGCCGCTGCGCGCGCTCGGGGCTGACGGGCGTCGCAAGGAGGCGGAGGAACTGCTCACCCTCGTCGGCCTCGACGGCGAGGCGGAGCAGCTCGCGGGAACCTTGTCGGAGGGCCGGCGCAAGCTCCTCGACATCGTCATCGCGCTCGCCCTGAAGCCGCGTCTCGTCCTGCTCGACGAGCCGACCAGCGGCGTCAGCACGATCGAGCGCTTCGCCCTGATGGAGACGCTGATGGGCGCGCTGCGCCGCGCGAAGGTCACGGCGCTCTTCGTCGAGCACGACATGGATGTGGTGCAGCGTTACGCCGACCGCGTCGTGGTTTGGGATTCCGGCAGCGTGATGGCCGAGGGGCCGCCGTCCGAGGTCTTCAAGGACGAACGGGTGCTGCGCAACGTCGTGGGGGTGGCGTGA
- a CDS encoding Branched-chain amino acid transport system ATP-binding protein, with amino-acid sequence MLRLEGVSVSIAGVQVLRAVSLGLTSGRTTILIGRNGAGKTTTLRAIMGLLPVEGGSVQLDGEEIGVTPAYRRAAQGIGYAPEDRRLVPEFSVEDNILLPALALALPAAERTRRLDEVYALLPQLQTMRKRPGGGVSGGQGKMVALGRALMVARTALLLDEPFQGLAPALALEYARTLGELRRNRPDLAILVTESTPALLDAIADETLQIERGEIA; translated from the coding sequence ATGCTTCGCTTGGAAGGGGTGAGCGTATCGATCGCGGGCGTCCAGGTTCTGCGCGCCGTCTCGCTGGGGCTGACCTCCGGCCGGACGACGATCCTGATCGGCCGCAACGGTGCCGGTAAGACGACGACGCTGCGGGCGATCATGGGCCTGCTGCCGGTCGAGGGCGGTTCTGTCCAGCTCGACGGCGAGGAAATCGGCGTGACGCCGGCCTATCGCCGCGCGGCGCAAGGTATCGGCTATGCGCCGGAGGATCGCCGCCTGGTGCCGGAGTTCAGCGTCGAGGACAACATCCTCCTGCCCGCGCTGGCGCTCGCGCTGCCGGCCGCGGAGCGGACCCGGCGGCTCGACGAGGTCTACGCGCTGCTGCCGCAGCTGCAGACCATGCGCAAGCGGCCGGGAGGCGGTGTCTCGGGCGGGCAGGGCAAGATGGTCGCGCTCGGGCGGGCCCTGATGGTGGCCCGCACGGCTCTGCTTCTCGACGAGCCGTTTCAGGGGCTCGCGCCGGCGCTTGCGCTCGAATACGCCCGCACGCTCGGCGAACTTCGGCGCAACCGTCCGGACCTCGCCATTCTCGTGACCGAGTCGACCCCGGCATTGCTCGATGCGATCGCCGACGAGACGCTGCAGATCGAGCGCGGCGAGATCGCCTGA
- a CDS encoding M20 family metallopeptidase produces the protein MNQNDAAAALSVWVALESPTNHPAGLNGMMDLVQKDVAGLPIAVERIPGRDGLGDMVLLRAGLDNGQPAVAVMSHLDTVHPVGTSARDLPVRIEGDRLYGPGVYDMKGGAWLALQAFKQVAATGSAKRPMVFLFTPDEEIGSPTSRGLIEELGRGSAAVLVTEPARLGGKIVTARKGVGRFDVRLEGRPAHAGSRHADGRSAIREAAHQILAIEGMTDYARGITTSVALVGGGTAANVIPQHAWFSVDCRVTTLADGMMMENRILSLSPHDPDVKLRITGGMNRPPYEKSAAVAELFGKAQRVAAGIGLDLQDCPMTGGGSDGNFTAALGIPTLDGLGIDGDGAHTLQEYALISSIAPRQALMKGLLETI, from the coding sequence ATGAATCAGAACGATGCCGCCGCCGCGCTCTCCGTCTGGGTTGCGCTTGAGAGTCCGACGAACCATCCTGCCGGCCTGAACGGCATGATGGATCTCGTCCAGAAGGATGTCGCGGGGCTGCCGATCGCGGTCGAGCGCATTCCCGGTCGTGACGGCCTCGGCGACATGGTCTTGCTGCGTGCCGGCCTCGACAACGGTCAGCCGGCGGTCGCCGTGATGTCGCATCTCGATACGGTACATCCGGTCGGTACGAGCGCCAGGGATCTGCCGGTGCGGATCGAAGGCGATCGGCTTTACGGGCCTGGCGTCTACGACATGAAGGGCGGCGCCTGGCTCGCTTTGCAGGCCTTCAAGCAGGTCGCGGCCACCGGCAGCGCTAAAAGGCCGATGGTCTTCCTGTTCACGCCCGACGAGGAGATCGGCTCGCCGACCAGCCGGGGGCTGATCGAGGAGCTCGGCCGGGGTTCCGCGGCCGTATTGGTCACCGAGCCGGCGCGGCTCGGCGGCAAGATCGTCACGGCGCGCAAGGGCGTCGGCCGTTTCGACGTGAGGCTCGAGGGCCGCCCGGCCCATGCCGGCTCGCGCCATGCCGATGGGCGCAGCGCCATCCGCGAGGCGGCGCATCAGATCCTCGCCATCGAGGGCATGACCGATTATGCGCGCGGCATCACCACCAGTGTCGCGCTGGTCGGCGGTGGCACGGCCGCCAACGTCATTCCGCAGCACGCCTGGTTCAGTGTCGATTGCCGCGTCACCACGCTCGCGGACGGCATGATGATGGAGAACCGCATCCTGAGCCTCTCGCCCCATGATCCGGACGTGAAACTGCGGATCACCGGCGGCATGAACCGCCCGCCCTACGAGAAGTCGGCGGCCGTGGCGGAACTGTTCGGGAAGGCGCAAAGGGTCGCCGCGGGGATCGGGCTCGACCTGCAGGACTGCCCGATGACGGGTGGCGGCTCGGACGGCAACTTCACTGCCGCGCTCGGCATCCCAACGCTCGACGGTCTCGGCATCGATGGCGACGGCGCGCACACGCTGCAGGAATATGCGCTGATCTCCTCGATCGCGCCGCGGCAGGCGCTCATGAAGGGGCTGTTGGAGACGATCTGA